One uncultured Fibrobacter sp. genomic region harbors:
- a CDS encoding nucleoside triphosphate pyrophosphatase, with protein MMGKTKVILASGSPRRREILQLIGVDFEVVVSNEEEKPASTNPLDFPKEIASIKALSVSRKRPSEIVLGFDTLVFLDNRPLGKPHDEAEALEMLQELNGRSHKVMTGVAVAHGGKVLSVGCEETEVIFRNCSLQELENYVNSRDPMDKAGAYGIQTAGARLIKEIRGCYYNVVGLPVARMLQMLSDLKVEV; from the coding sequence ATGATGGGAAAAACGAAAGTGATTTTAGCGAGTGGTTCGCCTCGGCGCAGAGAGATTCTGCAACTGATCGGCGTGGATTTTGAAGTGGTTGTCTCGAACGAAGAAGAAAAGCCTGCTTCGACGAACCCGCTGGATTTCCCGAAGGAAATCGCCTCGATCAAGGCGCTCTCGGTTTCGCGGAAGCGCCCGTCCGAAATTGTTCTGGGTTTCGATACGCTTGTGTTCCTGGATAACCGCCCCCTGGGAAAGCCGCACGATGAAGCGGAAGCCTTAGAAATGCTTCAGGAGCTGAACGGCCGGTCGCACAAAGTAATGACCGGGGTGGCGGTCGCCCACGGTGGCAAGGTGCTTTCGGTCGGATGCGAGGAAACGGAGGTCATTTTTAGAAATTGCTCCTTACAGGAACTCGAAAATTATGTAAATTCTAGGGACCCGATGGACAAGGCTGGCGCCTACGGAATTCAGACCGCAGGGGCGAGGCTTATCAAGGAGATTCGGGGGTGCTATTACAACGTTGTGGGGCTGCCCGTTGCGCGTATGCTCCAGATGCTGAGTGATTTGAAGGTAGAGGTATAA
- a CDS encoding OmpA family protein: MKNIVVLLAAFFLLSMPVMARDLLPNKTHAVLTVTYTNFDDVPQAKKRLVFIGQKNPKNKVSVVTDEEGEVTFHIPREETYTIFCESITGLFECGNTPYVSPTASTGGITVAFDDTRVELKGVNFKAGSAELEPESMEILDAAVAGIKRNPKARIEIQGHTSSEGDENMNQTLSEQRAYAVFLYMTSKGIDRGRLSASGYGSSQPKADNSTEAGRIKNRRIELRVLNDDEVEVEVK; this comes from the coding sequence ATGAAAAATATTGTGGTGCTGCTTGCGGCGTTCTTTTTGCTTTCGATGCCCGTTATGGCGCGCGATCTTCTGCCGAACAAGACTCATGCCGTGTTGACCGTGACCTATACCAATTTTGACGATGTTCCCCAGGCAAAGAAAAGACTCGTCTTCATTGGACAGAAAAATCCGAAGAACAAGGTGTCCGTTGTAACCGACGAAGAAGGCGAAGTGACCTTCCATATTCCCCGCGAAGAGACGTACACCATTTTTTGCGAAAGCATTACGGGACTGTTCGAATGTGGCAATACGCCCTATGTTTCGCCCACGGCGAGTACGGGTGGCATAACGGTCGCCTTCGATGATACCCGCGTGGAACTGAAGGGCGTGAATTTCAAGGCCGGGAGCGCTGAGCTGGAACCGGAATCGATGGAAATCCTGGATGCCGCGGTGGCGGGAATCAAGCGTAACCCCAAGGCAAGAATCGAAATCCAGGGGCATACCAGTTCCGAGGGTGACGAAAACATGAACCAGACCCTTTCGGAACAGCGTGCATACGCCGTGTTCCTCTACATGACTTCCAAGGGAATCGACAGGGGACGTCTTTCGGCAAGTGGCTATGGCTCTTCTCAGCCCAAGGCAGACAACAGCACCGAGGCGGGCCGCATCAAGAACCGTCGCATTGAACTTCGCGTGCTGAATGACGACGAAGTCGAAGTGGAAGTGAAGTAG
- the hisB gene encoding imidazoleglycerol-phosphate dehydratase HisB: MRSTTITRKTSETDISLSLNLDDSTPGQISSGNGFLDHMLNLFQVHGGIHLDLTCKGDVHVDMHHSMEDIAIVLGQALVECLGDKKGIERYGFYFVPMDEALSRVCIDFSNRIGFVWNVKLPAAMAGGIEASMFEHFFKSLCENARMNLHVELFYGNDNHHCLESIFKAFARAVAMAVSPSRNVKGIPSSKGVL; this comes from the coding sequence ATGCGTAGCACGACGATTACCCGAAAAACTTCAGAAACCGATATTTCCCTGTCCTTGAACCTGGACGATTCCACTCCGGGTCAAATCAGCTCCGGTAACGGTTTTCTGGACCACATGCTGAACCTGTTCCAGGTCCATGGCGGAATTCACCTGGATTTGACCTGCAAGGGCGATGTCCACGTGGATATGCACCACAGCATGGAAGACATTGCGATTGTGCTCGGCCAGGCTCTGGTGGAATGCCTTGGCGACAAGAAAGGAATCGAACGCTACGGCTTCTACTTTGTTCCGATGGACGAGGCCTTGAGCCGCGTGTGCATCGACTTCAGCAACCGTATCGGTTTTGTCTGGAACGTGAAACTCCCGGCTGCGATGGCGGGTGGCATCGAGGCTTCGATGTTCGAACACTTCTTCAAGAGCCTCTGTGAAAATGCCCGTATGAACCTGCACGTGGAACTCTTTTACGGTAACGACAACCATCACTGCCTCGAATCGATTTTCAAGGCCTTTGCCCGTGCCGTTGCGATGGCCGTTTCTCCGAGCCGTAACGTGAAGGGAATCCCCAGCAGCAAGGGTGTCCTGTAG
- a CDS encoding helix-turn-helix domain-containing protein — MSIPAEEKRPDEKLGEFIARVRESRGMTVEELSDATKVAVSYIRSIEAGQWKAFPVAAYVRGYLRSISNKLNLNADQVLKAFGSEIGAPVENDYENVSGEQKIAPLKEGETKKKSMAVPVVIVVLILAFLVVSHFLDLESLALKQTAEQQPEEKVPAVVEDTMTQEIPDGAEAVPVDSLVADSTAKDSSADQFSLKTTVMSQAEVDSAVKKSDLPASATIFISSDSKKNAEKAEAPKTNKTNFVLVGSGEALSWVGLKRREDSSSFLKEANISRAGVKMVYNTNDTLCVTIGDPKAIAKMLLNGEETPLPEMKSGRVTRFRVFGGMIVK; from the coding sequence ATGTCGATTCCGGCAGAAGAAAAACGTCCCGATGAAAAGTTGGGCGAATTTATTGCAAGGGTCCGCGAATCTCGCGGAATGACTGTTGAGGAACTTTCGGATGCGACCAAGGTTGCCGTGTCCTATATCAGGTCTATCGAGGCGGGTCAGTGGAAGGCTTTCCCGGTGGCTGCCTACGTGCGCGGATATTTGCGTTCCATCAGCAACAAGCTCAACTTGAACGCGGATCAGGTTCTCAAGGCCTTTGGTTCTGAGATTGGCGCTCCGGTTGAAAATGACTATGAGAATGTTTCGGGCGAACAAAAGATTGCTCCGCTGAAAGAAGGCGAAACCAAGAAAAAGAGCATGGCGGTTCCTGTCGTAATCGTCGTTCTTATACTGGCGTTCCTTGTTGTTTCCCACTTCCTGGACTTGGAATCGCTCGCCCTCAAGCAGACGGCTGAACAGCAGCCCGAAGAAAAGGTGCCCGCGGTAGTCGAAGATACGATGACTCAGGAAATTCCCGACGGAGCCGAGGCTGTTCCGGTCGATTCCCTTGTGGCAGATTCTACGGCAAAGGACTCTTCGGCGGATCAGTTCTCTTTGAAGACTACCGTGATGAGCCAGGCGGAAGTCGATTCTGCGGTCAAAAAATCCGACCTGCCCGCTTCTGCGACGATTTTCATTTCTTCGGATTCCAAGAAGAATGCTGAAAAAGCCGAAGCCCCGAAAACGAACAAGACGAACTTTGTGCTGGTGGGTTCGGGCGAAGCCCTTTCGTGGGTAGGACTCAAGCGCCGTGAAGATTCCAGTTCTTTCTTGAAAGAAGCGAATATCTCCCGTGCCGGCGTGAAAATGGTCTACAATACGAACGACACCTTGTGCGTGACGATTGGCGACCCGAAGGCGATTGCGAAGATGCTGCTGAACGGCGAGGAAACTCCGCTTCCCGAAATGAAGTCTGGCCGCGTCACCCGTTTCCGCGTGTTCGGTGGAATGATTGTAAAGTAA